CCATGGACGCGATGTTCCGTTCCATCAGGTCCAGATCGGCCACGTAGGCCGGGGTGTCCAGCTCGTCGATGTGCATGGTTACCCGCGTATGCTATGGGGGCTAGAGACTGCCCTTGGTGGACGGCACGCCGGATACTCGTTCGTCCATGGCCACGGCCTGGCGCAGGGCCCTGGCCGCCGCCTTGAAGATAGCCTCGACCTGGTGATGGGCGTTCACGCCGGAGAGGAGCGCAATGTGCAGGGTGACGCGACCGTGATGCACGAGGGCTCCGAAGAACTCCCGCACCATTTCCGTGCTGAAATCGCCGACCGAGGAACGCGAGAAATCAGCGTCGAATTCCAGGTGGGCGCGGCCGCTTACGTCGAAGACGGCCCGCGCCAGCGCCTCGTCCAGGGGTGCGTAGGCGTGGCCGAACCGCGTAATGCCCGATCCATCGCCGACCGCCCGAGCGATGGCCTGGCCCAGGCAGATCCCCACGTCTTCCACCGTGTGATGATCGTCGATATGCAAATCGCCGGTGCAGGCGAGATCGAGGTTGAACCCGCTGTGCTTGACGAAGCTGCCCAGCATGTGGTCGAAGAAACCGATGCCGGTTTCTCCGGCGAGATTTCCTTCGCCTTCGAGGGTCAGGGTCAGTTCGATGCGGGTTTCCAGGGTTTCGCGCGTTACCGTGGCGGTGCGAGGCACGTATTCCTCTATGCGATGGCGAGTCGCCGAAAGTCGTTCAATCGATTGGCGTCAGGTTCGACCTGTTACAGTAGACGCGGGGATCGGGATTGTCAAGAGGTTCCGGCCTGCGAGCCAGCCCGCAAACCGGCCTTAGTGCCGGCCTGCGCTGCACCGTGCGTTCCTGCTCCGACAATCCTTCACCTGGTCGTAACGATTGTCTTTTAAAACCTATGTGCATCCGCCCCGGTGAGAGATGGGAAAGGGATGCCAATATACACGTTCGCTACACGGGAACGACCCATGAAAAGAGCACACGGAGTATCGAGCATTTCGCGGTTTCTTCAACGCAACCCGGGCTGGTCCCAGGTGGTATGCGTCGTGGGAGTTGCCTTGCTGATTATCCTCGGTCCTATCCTGCTCTACGGACTGCTGTTCCAGTCCGGACCGGACTCGGTGCGGATGCTGTCCAACGTGCCCTGGTGGCCGGTCGTCCTCCTCGTGGCACTCGTCGCATTGCTCAGCCTGCTGCACGGGACCACGGGCGTAAGCGTCCAGAAGCTGCCCGACAAGCAGAAAGACGCGGGCGCCGCTGTCGAGCCACCCGAGCCACCCGAACCGTCCGCACCTTCTGAGCCGTCGGCACCTCCGACGCCAACAGGGCCGTCCGGGAAAAACGGCGATCCCCTTCGGTGCACGATGCATGAACGGTCACTGAATGGCATAAACCGCGTGGAAACGAAACCGTAATACCTGCCTGGTCCGACAATGCCGGCCTGGTCCGATCCGGACTAGCCCCAATACCAGCGCGCTGCGATGGCGGCCACCACCACGGCCGTGGACTGAAAGGTCCGTCTCTCGCTGCGCAGGGCGGCGCCAAAATCATAGCGCGCCGGATTCCCCGCGGTGTATACGGTAAATCGGGGCAGAAAACGGGGTACCGCCGCGAAGTATGCTTCG
Above is a genomic segment from Gemmatimonadota bacterium containing:
- the hisB gene encoding imidazoleglycerol-phosphate dehydratase HisB — its product is MPRTATVTRETLETRIELTLTLEGEGNLAGETGIGFFDHMLGSFVKHSGFNLDLACTGDLHIDDHHTVEDVGICLGQAIARAVGDGSGITRFGHAYAPLDEALARAVFDVSGRAHLEFDADFSRSSVGDFSTEMVREFFGALVHHGRVTLHIALLSGVNAHHQVEAIFKAAARALRQAVAMDERVSGVPSTKGSL